The Anas acuta chromosome 22, bAnaAcu1.1, whole genome shotgun sequence genomic sequence ATGTGCTTTTGGCTCATCACAAAGCTGCCACCTCTGCTACTCCATCTGTCCAGACTTCTGGACCATACTACCTGGGAGGCAGAGATTAACTAGATACCATCCAGGGAGACCTTCCTTCACCCATCAGCCCCAGGCATGCCAGGATTTGTGTACCATGTCTCCAATGACGTGGTTGTCTGAACGTCCTGTGCGATTAATCCCTCGGATACCAAAGACCACAAACACCATGGCTCCTGTGTCCACCAGTGGCCGCACTGCTGGCTTCCCGCAGCCCGTGTTCATGCAAGGATTAAATCCAGAGGTTGCTGACAGCTTTGCTTTGGGTGCTGCTAtcaaatacagaagaaagaatGGTTACATAAAAGAAGGCAACAACCCAGCTGACTCTCTAGCCCAGTCAGCAGCAAGACGTGGCTGAACAGGTACCCATCAGCCTTACCTTTCTCACTGGGAACATAAAGGATGCCTTTGGTGGGTCCGTCTGGGCTAGAGCTGAGAAGACAGCCAGGAGGTGCCACACACACTCGGCCGTGGTAGGGGGGCTTGTGCGACTGGGCAAAATACAGTTTCCTGTGCAACAAAGAGAGTTCATTACGGGAAGGCCGGGGTAATACAGATGTGTCCAAAGCACTACATGGGAAGAGACATTCTCAGGgacaaagggaaggaaaaggtgaGCAGCTCCAGGCTTGGATCCCTAGCCATTGTGCATTGTGTGCCGCCTGTTCAGCCCAAAACTTTAGGTGGGTAAGGGCAAGACAAAGACCAGCAAATTCTTTTTGCCCCCCAAAGAAGCCCGCAGTGACAGTTCTGCACCTGGCAAGCCCCTGGCATATTGATGATGTTACGGGCCTGCAAAATAACGCTGCAAAGATGGGACACACGTGCAAAGAGACATAGGGCCAAGGATGCCACCAGCTGAGGTCCGGGCTGGCACTGGACACTGGACATCCCATATCAGCCATTCAGCTGTACTGGTTTTGCTGCCTGGCCATGGGTGGGTTTGGGAGGGTTACCGCGTTCGCTGCTGCTCCTTGGCGGCCACATAGAAACTGAAGTCGAACTTCCAGCCTCTCTTGGTATCACAGGACAAGGTGGTCATCATCCACTTCCTGGGGCTCGTCTGTTTAAGCAGCCCTACTGTGGACACACAAGCTGTCAGCTTCCTGGTGAAGTTACCGAAAGGCACTCTATACACCTAAGCAATGGATTAATGAAAACAGACACTTAACTCCACAAGGTTGCAGCCTGTCACATGTTAGCATCACACACTCCCCTCCTCCCAGGGCACTGGCACAACCACACGGAATGAGTGCTGCAGGCACAAACCCAGCCAGTCCCCAGCCTGCCTCCTTCCCAGGGTGCTGGGCAGTGTGTGATGGAGCCCCTCACCGCCCCCATTCTCTGTGGCCtatgctgggtgctgctgctctgtccgGGGTGAGGGCGCTATGAAAAGCAGTTCTGCTGGGGGGGCCTATGCACAACGTGGCCTGTGAACTGTGTCGCCTGCTCACTAGCTATCTGGGCATGGACAGAAGGAGGCAGTGGGAATCCAGCTGTTTCAGTTGCAGTTCTAGAATAAGACCAGCTGATGATGCCAGGCCTCAGCTGAACCCCAGAGATGCCCACACTTTTCCTATTGCTGACAGTATTGTGGCAGTGCAAGGCATAACCTCTAACAACACCCTCTGCATTAGCTACCTTACTGCAATGCCCTGGATATTTCACCCTGAGCTACCCAGGGCCCTGTGGAGAGACAGGAGGCTCTTGTGCTCACCTGCTGAGTGCTGCACTCTTGATATAGGGGTCCAACATCCCTGGACTGACTCACCTGGAACGAAGGCACCTCCCCGTCTCCTGGTGACACCATCTGCCAGGGGGCAGGGACACTGGCGTTGAGAGAGAATCTGTAGATGGCTGGCCTTCCCTTGCTCCTGGACTTGGAGATATACACAGTCCCCTGCAGATCTGGAGCAAACAGAGAGAGGGCATGAGAGCTAGTGGTACTTCGCAACCAGCAAATCCTGCAGACATGGAAACTGGGGTTCCTCTAGTCTGTTGTTTCCTCTggggcagcaggcacagcctcTGCCTTCGAGCAGCACAACACACATTTCAAAGGATTTCATAAATATATCCTGAGCTGCAGTAATTCCTGATGGCTTATTGATTCATGTCAGCTCAGGACCTGGCCCAATAACTCTTTTATTCTCAAAATCCCCTGCAAAGCAGGCTAAATTTACTCTCCTCGTGGCCTGCCAACAAGGCTGTGATACAGGACAGAGATGCAAAAGCTCTGTGCTTCTAGCCTGCAAACTAGTGCTCCTGGTGCTCAAACTAGGCAGACCAGAGGGATTTGTTGCTAGACTGTATTGCCACCTGGACTACAGGACACTGTCCTAGAGAACAGTAGGCATTCTGGAAGGGGGATGGTAATGATGACCCTAGTCATCATGACCCTGATATATAACATCCAGCACCAAACCAGGGCTCAACAGGGCTGTGTCCAAAGAAAATTATTCCCCATCAGTTATTCTGAGGTCATatgatttatgttttttgtttgtttgattataAGATGGGGCCAAAAATCAGTCATCATGTCCCACTTACCTTGCTGCCCTGTATCACTTATGCTCCCTTTGCTTCCCCAAGGTGACCCTGagcctcttttctttttttccaaggaagTTCGGATGTTGTTCTGCAAGCTGTGGGGCTTTTCCTGAAACAAACCTGTCCAACAAGGTTACTCAGGGAGGAAAGAGTGAGTGGTATGACAAAGAGACCTTCCAGCCCTGCACATGTCACTCACTTGAGTAGGTAACACATCAGGGACTCTGCTAACACCAAACCCTGAGCACTGAGCCACAGCCCCCAAGCTGGTCACTGGCACAGTCCCTTATGAGTAAAAATAGATCATGTTCCTAGATTATAAAGGAATTAGCTCCAGCAGAAACACTCAGGCAGTTCCTGGCTAAAGCAGCTGTTCAAAATACTCTACTCCTACAGACAACTCCACCATCCTACTCCCAGTATGTGCCTTCCTTCAGCAGGATCCATCCAATACCCAATGAGATATTTTTAGAATTGTAGTCCTCTATCTCCTTTTCTAGCTCCCCCAGCTCAGGGTCTGGGCCAGGCTGCATCCCCTGTGTCCTGGGGGCCAGCACTCTCACCTGAGCAGGTAATGCAGGAGATGCCTTCAGCACTCAGGTTGTATTTCAGGTCTAGCAGCACCTGGATGTTTGTGTCTGGCCGGAACAAGACTGGAGCACGGCTTGCTGGACGGAGGCGGCTGGCAAAGAATATGGATAGGAGCAAAACAACGAGAAAGAGCCCTGCAAGGAGAAGCCCTGGTAAGTGTATGGGACCCTGAGTGCATCTTGCTCTTAGGACACAGTCAGCAAGGGCATGGGGTAAGGATGCTGTTTTTAAGAGGAGAAGGGAACAGCCCCTACAGCACAGTGGCAGCTGGGCTTTCCTGTACTGAGCCCCATGCCTGGATAACCCCATCAGGGCCTGTCATTTCAGACCTGAGTGAAAGGAGAGGGATGGAAAAATCTTCAGGTTCCTCATGCAGTCCCCTTAGGGACCATCTGTTCCGGGGATGCTCATCAACCGTGTTAGAAGCCATCTATTACATCCCCTTTCTCAGTCTCCTGTCACTAATAATCAAGGCTTGGAGACGAATTGAGATGCTGTCAAACCCTCTAAAACCCATGCAGATGGAACATCCCCCCTCCTTGCTTACCCACAATCACCCATCTGCTCTTTACTGCAGACCACAGCACCcagtgctccagcagctcctgcagatgGGCTATCAAGTGACCTCGGCTGCTCTTCTCCACAGTGAGCTGCAGATTTTCTGGCATCACAGACACCAAGGGAACATCCCCCATTTCCAGAGAGActagaaagagagaaatcaaaGGCAGTCTCAGTAGTCAGTATCACGAGTGCCTCTCCTAGCTTCCTGCTCTCCTTCACAAAATCTCCCTCTGCGAGGTGCTGCACAACTCAGTCAAGCTACGGCGATGTGATAAGATCCAGGCAGGGGCAGTGACTAGCCCAGGATGCAATAGGAAGCATCTTTGGCCACTGACTGACATGTAACAAGTTACACTACTAAATCCAGCTGAAAGCCTTTCCTTCAGGTTATTCTTCCTCTGCCAGATCCCACTAACATTGTGGATATGAGCATAAAGACACTGCGTGCTTCTTGGGTCAAGCAGAGTTTGTCCTTCTGTCCCACTGAGTACATCTGGAAGCTAACGACACACAGCTCACCTCCTCCTGACTACAGCCTGGCTCCTCCATGATCCCTCATCGCTCAGGGATGCCCAGGGAACCGCCCTCTTCTCTACAGGTGAGAAGTGTTCACTTGCTCTAGTGGAGTCAAAGAGTGCCTGGCATGCTGTACAGCTGACCCACAAACCATGCTTGATCACCAGCTGGAACAAGCTGCTTTGCTACTTCATGAGTTCCCTGATGCCCAAGGGTCCCCAGAGAAAAGCATCCTGCTGTTTACTCTGCTCAGAAGGGAAGGAGTGATTTCCATACATTACCATCTCATGTGTCCCCAGCATACTAAGAAGACAGCTCTTGCAGCGCAGAGCCAAAGAACAACTGTCTGTGTAGCAAATGCTGCTTGGAGCCCACCCTGTGGGGGGAAGGTCTGGGCACTGCCATGGGATCGATGGGCCCTCAGCCAGGGATATATTTGCCTCCAGTTCCACTCTGCTGCTAGGCCCAAAAGGTACTCTCTGCCCAGACTCACCCCAATTGtggtttttaaaaggaagagatCCTAGCAAGATTTAGAAGCAAGTTTTTAAACGAGAGCATGAGCCCTTAAGCACCCTTATCTCCAATCAGAGCTAAAAGGAGTATCTTTTGCTAACAAGTGGTAGGGCATTTTTGGGCTCTCTTTCTAGATTGCTTGCACAGTCTCAGGCAACTCATTGCCCCCTCCTTGCCACGAGGGAGGAATTGCTCTGAGGAGGTCATGCTGGAGAATGACAAAATGTTGTCTTGCCTGCTTCCCAAATGCAGTACTCCAAATggcagggaagagggaagaacaTCCTCTACTTGAAGGTAAGCTGTCCTGGTGCTACGGATTCAATGCTTCATGGCTACATCCACGTGGCAATTAGTGATTTCCAACACCAAGTACAATCCACTTTAGACCCAAGAAGGTTAGCAAAGCAGTTAGCAAGCACGTATCTGCAGCCACTGAAGATCTCAAAGCATCCTGCAGTCACTACTGAACTCAGACTTCTCCCCACAACTTTTGTGGCAGCATCATTTTGTGACACCCTCCTGCTTAAAAGTAGGTGAACTGAGCATGGACAGGAGAAGCTCCAGGATGGACAGGACAGCATAGTCCCCCTGAAGGCACAACACAGCAGGCACATACCAGGCTCCTCCTCCACGCTGAGCAGTGGGATGTCATCATCGAGATAGGGAAGCGTCTCTCGGCCTGCTCTGGAGGTGGCTTCAGAGGCAATGAAGAGATCTTCAGCCAGGTGCAAAGCACTCTTTTTGGTGCACTTCTGACTGCAGCTAGATTGGGGCAGAGAAGGAGACAAAGGAATGAGCTTTAAGTCATGTACCCTGAAGTTACCAATGGTCTCCTTCAATGGTCTCCTTCAGCAACAAGGAAAGCAGCAACAGTCTGCTCCAATTACTTGGAAAGACAACAGGCAGTGCCGTGAGCAATTTCCATTGCTAAGTGCTCAGAGGTCAGGGGCTGAGCTGCTACAGCAAAGCAGTAGCAGGTTGGGCTGAATAaacagagcagggctgagccacACACACTGGGCACTGAGTGACGGCAGTTTCAGCAGTTCATATCCTTGCTAATGAATTAAATCAGGCCAGGTCATCTGCACTGCTAaagagcaggggaagggaaatgTGCTGACTTCCAAACACACAGCTACATGCACTGCTTGTGCTTGCAGGCAGGAGCAATGGTGATCTGTCTGCTGGGCTTGCATCTGCACAGCCTGAGGATTATGGCTGTGCGGTAAGTGCTCTGAGGACACAAATGGCCCCAACACTTCATGAGATTCAACAAAGAGGTATGACGGACACTGCTGAGTCTGTCTGCTGGGTGGCACCAGCAGAGGGAATGAGATTGGGGCCTGGCCCTTCTATTTTGCTTTGATCTGGAAGGGCAGCAGCTATATTTTCTACTCTTGGAGAACAAACAATGGCAAAACCACGCTATCTGAGGGGGAATGAGAATGACAGAGAGGATTGGGTAAGGATTTATCCTGGCCATGGGCTCCAGCCGCATCTTCCCACTCCCAAACAGAACTCACCTGGTTTGACAGGAGCTCTCTAGTGGGGACACATAAAGGGTCCATATTCCAAGAGCAGCTGGCATGATGAAGAGCACAGCtacccagcagcaggacacaaTCAGTGACATGAAAAGTCCAAAATCATGCACAGCTGGTATCTGCATGAAGACAAAGAATGTGGGTTTGGGATCAGAGAAGTGCTGGGACAGGAAACCTAGAGAGACAGAAAGATATCTGGAGGAACCTCAGAACAGCTCATACTGCTCTTAGTCATGGTAGTCAGCAAACCAGGCAGGAGCTGAGTCAGAGCCTGACAGCCACTGGATTCCTTTTGATCAATGGCACAGGAGATATTGGCATGGATGCGGATACAGAGAGAGTGTGTACTGCCTTAGAACAGGCAAGAGAGGGCCGTCTAGGGAAAGTAAGTCTGGCATGCCCCTGTGCTCAGAGGGGCAAAAAGATGGTACTGGCAGCTTCATTCTCTTTTAGGGCCttgggaagaaacagaaagccccaaatccccaaacTGCAGCATACCTGAGAGAAGATGTTGGCAGCATATGCTGCAGCTGTGGTCAGGGAGGTGAAGAAGGTGGCCTTCCCCGCTGTCTGGATGGTGTGGATCATGCGCAGCTGCACATCCTTCAGGTGGGTGGCTTGGCGGTAGGTGttgatgaaaacaaagacatCATCAACCCCtagggaaaaagggaaggggagttCGATACTTAACTCACAATAGGGACACGTGTACTGAAAATCTGATTTGCCCTGAGCTTCTGATCTGAAAATCCTCCCCTCACAGACAATGGAGGGAACGGGCTTGCAAATTTGATCTGCATTTATCACCATCACCTTCCTCTCTCCTGCAAGCAGCAGTTAAGGCAAGGCAACATAGATAAACTGGAGTAAGGATGTGCTTACCGATCCCAACGATAACGAAGGCAGCCACCCCATTAAGTATGCCCAGGTACTGGATCCCAAAAACCACGTGGTACAGGAACAGAGCCACCAGACAGCTTAGCCCGATGCTGGCAATGCCAAAGAATGACAGGAACACTGTAGGAGGAAAGAAACGTGGAGAAACCACTACTGCTGGCCACCCTCAGGGATTACAGACACCTCCCACCTGCCCTGCTGTGGTACTGGCTCCCAGGAGTGTGCTGGGGAGAAAGAATAGCTCAGGGCTGTAGGAGTACAGCTTGAAGACTCCCTCCTATGAGCCCTATCCACGAAACTACATCAGCCTTACAACAGAGTCAGCAAGAGAGGAACCCATATCTCACCCCTATTCTTTTGTGAGCTTTCCCCCTACCTTGCCCAcaaagctctgctctgcagaatcAGACTTGCAAGaccttctgcctgctgctgtgccacacAAAGCCAGGTTGGGGCCAGGGCATCAGAGCCTCTCCTGGGGCTTGCCCACAGACACGGGAAGGCACGGCACATTTGGCTCCGtgtgagagcagagcagctctgacTGCAGCCTACCTGAGCAGGAGGTGAGGATGTAGACCAGGACTGctatgcagctgctgctgatgaAGGCCAGCAACATGTCATTGTTGAAAGTCCTCCTTACTTCGTAGTCAAACAAATCCGTCCCTCCATACAGCACCTGGACTTTGCTGGGTGGGAAGATACGACGGGAAAAGAGTAGGCAGCGTTGAGTGtaaaggcagcagagccaggggaTTTATCAAAGCACATCATCCCCCCCAGGGCCAAAGGAGGTCACTGCTCTAATAAACTTGGCAGTTCTCTGAGGAAGCAGCGAACTCAGAGCAGTGAAAGCAGGTTGAACTAGATTGCTGCTGGAGGTGAAGTTCACacaagaagggagaaaaataaaagagcaggtCCAATATTTTTAGAATTCCTCCAGTGCCTGGTGGGTCTGTGCCACTAATGGACTTCTTGCTGTCAGCAAACAGCTTCTGAAGCCTCAAAAGGCAATTCCATCTAGAATCCTAATCATTGCTTATTATATTAAGCACAAAGGTAATAACCAATGGATGCAGGCAGAGTTAGAGCTTATCAGGAGCCATATGATTTACCAGCCTCTGCTTCTGGAAGCAGACTCTGAGCGGAAGTAATCCAAGATAATTTAAGCAGTACAATAGCTGTGCACCATAGGAGACTACCAGGAATCCAAGCTTTAGAACTGAGCCTTGGCCCCAAATTCCCTTTTGACTTCTCCTAGCTGCAGCCCACTCTGCCAGCCCATTGCTGAGAACAAACACTCGGTGGATGCTTGTTTTCAGGGCTAACAAGGGCTGACTGCACTTCACTCTGCTTTTGAAGATCAGTGTCCCTTCATTCTGGGACCTATTGAGactcagagcagcagagagctggggacTGAGAAGCTGTACTGCCTTCCCCCAGCTCTCTGGGTACTGGGCtaccttttccttttgatcTATTTTACCTTTTCACTTCCACAAGCATTGAGCAAAGCTCTGTTCAACAAGAGCCATACAGACCAGATGGTGAAACAAGTCTGCACTTCCTGAAACTGATTCTGCTCTTACATTCCTCTCCTCACCCCTCTGTGCAAAGAGTGGACACTTCTGGAAGGATTTCTGCTGGCATGGGCAAAAGCAGAATCAGACGCACAGGTTGACGCCCTGAGTAAGGGCCATTTCACTCCTTGCACCACATCAGCTGGGGCCAAACTCAGACcaggaaggcagagcagcagcttggCTGGAGCCAGTGGGATTGGACTTGTGAGATGGAAGCAAACAGACCCAATGCCAGACAGGGACTGAGCAGAAAGACAGGCACTGGATTCAGTCGTTGGCTTCCTATCAGTGTCTCAACTGATGTCTCTGGCATGCTGCTGCAGTAGGAAGTGACATTAAAGGGAGGCATATGAGTGGTTTTCTGCCATATGTCCCCCACTTTTATTCACAGCATTGTGCCAGAGCCCAACTTTGAAGatcctttctctccttcctccgGAGCATTCCACCCTGGCCACTGTTTGAAACCAACCAGCAGTCTGAGCTGGCATGGCAAGCTTTCTGAGCCTGGAGCCTTCCAGGTGAGGCTGGATGCTTCAGGGTTATCAGAATTGAGCAGACCTGTTCATTCCCATAAACCTTTTGTAAACCTTTTACACCCTGCAGGATCTATTCCAGACACTCCTTTAGTGCCATAGCAAGCACCATCTTCCCCAACCTCTGTCTTTTCCTGCCCTCACCTTGTGGACTGCTTGGCCAGCATGGCCACGTAGGTGACGACAAAGCTCTGGAACTTGCGGCGCTGCTCCTCCCAGCGATCCTCCACCGAGTAGTAGTTCGGCAGCGGCGCCCCAAAGAGGATTTCACTCCGCAGCAGGGAGCTCTTCATGTTCTCAGCAGACAAGCCCTCATCTACATACCAGTAGAACTCGGGGTGGGTCATGGCCAGCTCCAAGGATCCTGCAGGAGAAAAATGCCACTTCTGTTAGGCTTAGCTGACCTGGCAAGGCACAGGGACAGTCTGACAAAGGCGAGCCGGGAGTTATCTTGTCTTTCAGAGTGATGctgactgctgctgccttgcaggGAGCAAGGAGGGCTGGGAAAAGCTGGCTTGCAAAGACTgaccttcctctgctgctttgtGCCTCTGCCTGCAATGCTGCCTGTGTGCAGATCCCCCTCAGGGACACATCTCTCCCTGACTGCGATCTCAGCCACAGCTTGCGTGCACACATCAGAGCTACAGCAGCAATGCATGCGACACCCCCATCAACACCCCCACTGCAGAATGTGCTTAGCTCTCTTATATTGGGCCAATATTTGAAACATCACAGTGGGAAGCACAAGAGCTAAACAAATGGCTCTGCTGTGACCTGCTAGCCCTGCCATCTGACAGTCAGGGACAAGGAGAAGAGCACACACTCCTCAAAGAGACGCTTGTAACAATACCCTCAGTACCATCCCATGCAATACAACTTGTGGTGACCAATTGTCTTGGCTTTGGCATGGCAATAAGAAGTTTCTGAGCTCTTTTCAAGGCAGAGAGAACTCTGTGTTCCTATGCATATTGATAAGCCAAATCACACAGAAGTGATTGCAAGTGCGTTGTTTACTGCCGCTCAGCAGACTCCCAGGAGAGTTGATTTCCCCAGTGCTGCAAGCAGGCACATGAGCTGACCTCTACTCCTGGCAGGCAAACAGCACGAATATGAAGAGTTACCAGGCCAGCAAGCAGCAAGTCACTGACTATGGTAAGATGATCACCTGCACAGGCAGGGGAAGACCAGGGAGCTAATGAGCAGACTCCATTTCTTTAAGCACACCATAAAGACCAGAGCCAGGCAGTTCTCAGTAAGACACACTCCCTATCTGCCCCCATAATCCAAGTTCCCTTGAGTTCATGCCAGAAGGACTCAGAAACCAGGCACTTTCTTGCTTTAGTAGCAGAGCTATAACACAGGAGCAGATGGAGTTAAGCCTTTGCCTGCTCCCAGCGTGGCTCCCGGACAGCTATCATGGAAAGCACGCGCTGGGGAGACAGATGGAGGCTTCATCCCACAGCCACATCTCACCCACAGACTTCTCATGATTCACCTCTTCACCATACAGagcttctgctctgctggagggACATCGTGCAAGGTACGGATGGGAGGAGGAACAgggccttcctcctcttctccttaTAGAAGCCTTTCCAGCGGGTGACTCACAAGCTGCCTTTCAAGCTCCAGAGCAGCCCACAAACCTCTTTCATCTGCTCCAAAGTGCAGGAAAGCACATCCCTATTGTCTGTCCAAGGCTTGACACGCTTCTAATGAATCACAGTCATTCACAGGAGCCAAGGACCAGTGGAAGGTGTCTGTACAATGCAGAACTCCCTGCACTTGTCCCTGTTGCTCACCTGTCAGGGCCTGTGCGACTCATGGCTGGTGTTGCAGAAAGGGCTTTGCTGCAAGGGTGGAAAAGGGGCcccagcacagaacagacaatTCCTCAAGGCACAACAAGGCAGCATCTTCCTCTCCACACCAGGCAGCCGCCCCTCCTAGCTGCACACCTGTAAGTGACTGCCTGAACTTGTAGATGTGTGCCTCAAACGTGCCaacccctgcccgcagcactCAGCTCACCTTGGATGTCTGCAAGGTCTTGTCCCATGCCATCGTAGTAAATCTTCCCTCCTCTCTCAGTGGGGAAGAAGTAGGtcatgagggagctgggaggggagcagtAGGAGTAGGAGCCCAGGGGCAGGTCCTTCAAGACCTCGTGGGGCTTCCAGCAGAACTCCCGGAAGCGAGGGTGGTCCATGATCTTGCGCTCGACCTCGTGGATGGTGACCAGGCGCTCGGTGGTGAAGATGTTGTTCTCAGCATCCCCCCGAGCCAGAAAAATGAGCTCAATGCGCCAGTGCgcgtgtgtctgtgtgttggCACTAACGTAAGTGTTTGAGTAGTCCCAGCGCGGGGCGCCCCTTTCTGCTCGGGCAGTTTGGTTTCCCAGGTTGAGGTGGGCACGGGGTTTTTGGGGGCTAGTCCTGCCCTGCGGGGTGCTGCGCTTGGCCCGCGCACTGCCCCCCAGGTGGGAAGCGTTGAGGTGGAGCTGTTGGAGCTGCTCAAAGATGAGCCTCTGCAGGGTCTCAGAGGTGAAGTCAGCAAGGTCCCGGCGGTTCCTCCCCCACGACCCAAACTGGGACTTGAGGGCCAAGGCAAGCGCGTCGAAGCGCTGGGAGGACTCGTGGTTACGGATCTCGAAGGCGTTGTAGGAGATGTCGATGTCCAGGGCTGGGTAGTGGAGGAACATGACAACAGCAAGCACAGCGGGGATGGCGCAGCCAAGGAAAAGGATGAAGCCGGCGCAGTACGGGTTGGTGAATATCCAGCCAACAATATTCCAGAAGCCAGTCGCCGGCAGCGTGACACGCAGTGGCCTGGCTCTGCACGGGCTTTTACCACACAGCAGAGCACCCTCCTGCCTCTTCCGTGAGCTGAAGGCAACCTCTTCATCTTCCTCGTCTAGCCAGGAGTCCTGTAACAAGGGGTCATCCTCCGTGTCCATGTCCAGTGCCTGCAcaaagggggagagaaaagcagTCAGCGGGTGTCACGAGGCACAGCTGGGATGCAGAGCGGTCACCCAAGGGTCTTGGTGGTGGAGCCAGGGTGGGAGGCACGCTCCAGACCTCTCAACAGCGATGCATGGTTCCTTTTGGACCCTGCAGATCTACATTTACTGAAAGGGCAGGCTCCTCATGGAGTATTCCACACCTTGCTGCCAGGAACCACAGAGGGGAGAAGTTCAAACCACAGTCACAGAGCCAAGTGCTCTGGGGACTCCTGGAGCACCAGGCCTGGAGACAGCAGGGGATTTGCAGTACACTGCGCAGCCCTGCCTCTGatcacagcagcaggaacactTAATTAGCTACCAGACGAAATTCCAAGAGACCCTATCTTCCTCTCATTAAAACTGACAATAGATTTTCTCTGGGGTATTTATAGCTGTGTTTATCTTcccatgcatgcacacacacagagccccTGAGCACCCATGCCTGCAGACCCACACGTATGCACGCACTTGCACATGCCGATTCCCACAG encodes the following:
- the DISP3 gene encoding protein dispatched homolog 3 isoform X3, which encodes MDTEDDPLLQDSWLDEEDEEVAFSSRKRQEGALLCGKSPCRARPLRVTLPATGFWNIVGWIFTNPYCAGFILFLGCAIPAVLAVVMFLHYPALDIDISYNAFEIRNHESSQRFDALALALKSQFGSWGRNRRDLADFTSETLQRLIFEQLQQLHLNASHLGGSARAKRSTPQGRTSPQKPRAHLNLGNQTARAERGAPRWDYSNTYVSANTQTHAHWRIELIFLARGDAENNIFTTERLVTIHEVERKIMDHPRFREFCWKPHEVLKDLPLGSYSYCSPPSSLMTYFFPTERGGKIYYDGMGQDLADIQGSLELAMTHPEFYWYVDEGLSAENMKSSLLRSEILFGAPLPNYYSVEDRWEEQRRKFQSFVVTYVAMLAKQSTSKVQVLYGGTDLFDYEVRRTFNNDMLLAFISSSCIAVLVYILTSCSVFLSFFGIASIGLSCLVALFLYHVVFGIQYLGILNGVAAFVIVGIGVDDVFVFINTYRQATHLKDVQLRMIHTIQTAGKATFFTSLTTAAAYAANIFSQIPAVHDFGLFMSLIVSCCWVAVLFIMPAALGIWTLYVSPLESSCQTSCSQKCTKKSALHLAEDLFIASEATSRAGRETLPYLDDDIPLLSVEEEPVSLEMGDVPLVSVMPENLQLTVEKSSRGHLIAHLQELLEHWVLWSAVKSRWVIVGLFLVVLLLSIFFASRLRPASRAPVLFRPDTNIQVLLDLKYNLSAEGISCITCSGLFQEKPHSLQNNIRTSLEKKKRGSGSPWGSKGSISDTGQQDLQGTVYISKSRSKGRPAIYRFSLNASVPAPWQMVSPGDGEVPSFQVYRVPFGNFTRKLTACVSTVGLLKQTSPRKWMMTTLSCDTKRGWKFDFSFYVAAKEQQRTRKLYFAQSHKPPYHGRVCVAPPGCLLSSSPDGPTKGILYVPSEKAAPKAKLSATSGFNPCMNTGCGKPAVRPLVDTGAMVFVVFGIRGINRTGRSDNHVIGDMGSVIYDDSFDLFKEIGNLCRLCKAIASNTELVKPGGAQCLPSGYSISSFLQMLHPECKNIPEPNLLPGQLSHGAVGVKDGKVQWISMAFESTTYKGKSSFQTYADYLKWETFLQQQLQLFPEGSALRHGFQTCEHWKQIFMEIIGVQSALYGLILSLVICVAAVAVFTTHILLLLPVLLSILGVVCLVVTIMYWSGWEMGAVEAISLSILVGSSVDYCVHLVEGYLLAGENLPLHHTEDPTACRQWRTIEAVRHVGVAIVSSAVTTGIATVPLFFCIIAPFAKFGKIVALNTGVSILYTLTVSTALLSIMGPGTFTRSRTSCLKAVAGVLLTGLLGLCICLALLKSGFNIPLPNGTAL